In one window of Cellulophaga sp. HaHa_2_95 DNA:
- the rplP gene encoding 50S ribosomal protein L16, with translation MLQPKRTKFRKTQKGRMKGISGRGHQLSNGMFGIKSLDTSFITSRQIEAARIAATRYMKREGQMWIKIFPDKPITKKPLEVRMGKGKGAPEYFVAVVLPGRIMFEIAGVSQEIAKEALRLAAQKLPVKTKFIVARDYSA, from the coding sequence ATGTTACAACCTAAAAGAACCAAGTTTCGTAAGACACAGAAGGGTAGAATGAAAGGGATCTCTGGAAGAGGTCATCAGCTTTCAAATGGTATGTTCGGTATAAAATCTTTAGATACAAGTTTTATTACATCAAGACAGATAGAAGCGGCGCGTATTGCTGCTACTAGATATATGAAAAGAGAGGGGCAAATGTGGATTAAAATATTTCCAGATAAGCCTATTACCAAAAAGCCTCTAGAGGTTCGTATGGGTAAAGGTAAAGGTGCTCCTGAATATTTTGTTGCTGTGGTTTTACCTGGTAGGATTATGTTCGAAATCGCTGGGGTGTCTCAGGAGATTGCTAAAGAGGCGTTACGTCTTGCGGCACAGAAATTACCTGTTAAAACAAAGTTTATTGTTGCTAGAGATTATTCAGCTTAA
- the rpmC gene encoding 50S ribosomal protein L29 yields the protein MKQSEVKELSVEELGSKLAEAKKQHSDLKIAHSVTPLENPLQIRKARRTVARIATELTKRDNQ from the coding sequence ATGAAACAATCAGAAGTAAAGGAATTATCTGTTGAGGAGTTAGGCTCTAAATTAGCTGAGGCTAAGAAGCAACATTCAGATTTGAAAATAGCGCATAGCGTTACTCCGTTGGAAAACCCGCTTCAAATAAGAAAAGCGAGAAGAACAGTGGCTAGAATAGCGACAGAATTAACTAAAAGGGATAACCAATAA
- the rpsQ gene encoding 30S ribosomal protein S17, whose amino-acid sequence MEKRNLRKERVGVVTSNKMEKSIVISEVKRVKHPMYGKFVLRTKKYVAHDEANDCNIGDTVRIMETRPLSKTKCWRLVEIIERAK is encoded by the coding sequence ATGGAAAAAAGAAACTTAAGAAAAGAGAGAGTAGGAGTTGTTACTAGCAACAAAATGGAGAAATCAATTGTGATTTCAGAAGTTAAGCGAGTAAAACACCCTATGTACGGAAAGTTCGTATTAAGAACTAAAAAATATGTTGCACACGATGAGGCAAATGATTGCAATATTGGTGATACGGTAAGGATAATGGAAACACGTCCTTTAAGTAAAACTAAATGTTGGAGATTGGTTGAAATCATTGAAAGAGCTAAATAA
- the rplN gene encoding 50S ribosomal protein L14: protein MLQQESRLKVADNTGAKEVLTIRVLGGTKRRYASVGDKIVVAVKEATPNGTIKKGAVSTAVVVRTKKEVRRQDGSYIRFDDNACVLLNPTGEMRGTRVFGPVARELRDKQFMKIVSLAPEVL, encoded by the coding sequence ATGTTACAGCAAGAATCAAGATTAAAGGTAGCTGACAATACTGGGGCAAAAGAAGTTTTGACCATTAGAGTGTTAGGTGGTACAAAAAGAAGATATGCTTCTGTAGGAGATAAAATAGTAGTAGCTGTTAAAGAAGCTACTCCTAATGGTACTATTAAAAAAGGTGCTGTTTCTACTGCAGTAGTAGTTAGAACTAAAAAGGAAGTAAGAAGACAAGATGGTTCTTACATTCGTTTTGATGATAACGCCTGTGTTCTTTTAAATCCAACTGGAGAAATGAGAGGTACACGTGTTTTTGGACCTGTAGCTAGAGAACTTCGTGATAAGCAATTCATGAAAATTGTATCATTAGCTCCAGAGGTGCTATAA
- the rplX gene encoding 50S ribosomal protein L24, with translation MKKLKIKVGDIVRIVAGDHKGVEGKIMKIDFDKNKAIVEGANMVSKHEKPSAKNPQGGIVKKEALLHISNLALIDAKSGSTTRVGYDVRDGKKVRVSKKSNEVI, from the coding sequence ATGAAAAAGCTAAAAATAAAAGTAGGAGATATCGTAAGAATCGTAGCTGGAGACCATAAAGGTGTAGAAGGTAAGATTATGAAGATTGATTTTGATAAGAACAAGGCGATTGTTGAAGGTGCTAATATGGTGTCTAAGCATGAAAAGCCGAGTGCTAAAAATCCTCAAGGTGGTATCGTAAAGAAAGAGGCACTTTTACACATTTCTAATTTAGCATTGATTGATGCTAAATCTGGTAGCACTACGAGAGTAGGTTACGATGTTAGAGATGGGAAAAAAGTAAGAGTCTCTAAAAAATCTAATGAAGTAATATAG
- the rplE gene encoding 50S ribosomal protein L5, which yields MAYVTRLKTEYNERIIGALKEEFGYKNVMQVPKLEKIVVSRGVGAAVADKKLIDHAVDELTTITGQKSVATISKKDVASFKLRKGMPIGCKVTLRGERMFEFLDRLVTSALPRVRDFQGIKATGFDGRGNYNLGVTEQIIFPEINIDKINRINGMDITFVTSAQTDKEAKSLLTQLGLPFKKN from the coding sequence ATGGCTTACGTTACAAGGTTAAAAACAGAATACAATGAGCGCATTATTGGCGCTCTTAAAGAAGAGTTTGGGTATAAGAACGTTATGCAAGTTCCTAAGCTAGAGAAGATAGTTGTTAGTAGAGGTGTTGGTGCAGCTGTAGCAGATAAGAAGTTAATCGACCATGCGGTTGATGAATTAACTACAATTACTGGTCAGAAGTCTGTAGCGACTATTTCTAAGAAGGATGTTGCTTCTTTTAAGCTTAGAAAAGGGATGCCAATCGGTTGTAAGGTTACTTTAAGAGGTGAAAGAATGTTCGAATTTCTTGATCGTTTAGTTACTAGTGCGCTTCCAAGAGTTAGAGATTTCCAAGGAATTAAGGCTACTGGCTTTGATGGACGTGGTAATTATAACCTAGGTGTTACAGAGCAAATTATTTTTCCTGAGATAAATATTGATAAAATTAATAGAATCAACGGAATGGATATTACCTTTGTAACTTCTGCACAAACAGATAAAGAGGCGAAATCATTATTAACTCAATTGGGACTACCTTTTAAAAAGAATTAA
- the rpsN gene encoding 30S ribosomal protein S14, with product MAKESMKAREVKREKTVAKYAEKRKALKEAGDYEGLQKLPRNANPVRLHNRCKLTGRPRGYMRTFGVSRVTFREMANAGLIPGVKKASW from the coding sequence ATGGCTAAAGAATCGATGAAAGCCCGCGAGGTTAAAAGAGAGAAAACTGTAGCAAAGTATGCTGAGAAGAGAAAAGCTTTGAAAGAAGCTGGTGACTACGAAGGCCTACAGAAACTGCCTAGAAATGCTAATCCCGTACGTTTGCATAATAGATGTAAGCTTACAGGTAGACCTAGAGGGTACATGAGAACATTCGGTGTTTCGCGTGTAACTTTTAGAGAAATGGCAAATGCAGGGTTAATACCAGGTGTTAAAAAGGCTAGCTGGTAA
- the rpsH gene encoding 30S ribosomal protein S8, translated as MVTDPISDYLTRIRNASSAGHRVVEIPASNLKKEMTKILFEQGYILSYKFEPNKVQGTVKIALKYDKLTKEPVIKKIMRISKPGLRKYAGSTDLPRVLNGLGIAIVSTSHGVMTSKQAKLEKVGGEVLCYVY; from the coding sequence ATGGTAACAGATCCAATTTCGGATTACTTAACAAGAATTAGAAACGCGAGTAGCGCTGGGCACAGAGTTGTCGAGATTCCTGCTTCTAATTTAAAAAAAGAAATGACTAAAATATTGTTCGAACAAGGATATATTTTAAGTTATAAGTTTGAACCAAACAAGGTTCAAGGCACAGTGAAAATAGCTTTGAAGTATGATAAGCTAACTAAAGAGCCTGTGATAAAAAAAATTATGCGTATAAGTAAACCAGGTCTACGTAAGTATGCTGGTTCTACTGATTTACCAAGAGTACTTAACGGATTGGGTATTGCTATCGTTTCAACTTCACATGGGGTTATGACGAGTAAGCAAGCTAAGCTAGAAAAAGTTGGTGGTGAAGTATTATGTTACGTTTATTAA